One Cryptomeria japonica chromosome 9, Sugi_1.0, whole genome shotgun sequence genomic window carries:
- the LOC131038174 gene encoding pentatricopeptide repeat-containing protein At1g09410, mitochondrial — protein sequence MGLKPQLRTKTVFGCHFATPFFQNKLINVYVKCGSLVDAHKVFDEMTERDGFSWNVMIAAYRRHGFPHKALKLLQQMQRTDVQPDEFTFASILPACAKIGALEQGMEIHQSIIGRGFLLNVVVVSALVDMYAKCRSIHKARELFDSMSERDVASWNAMIAGYAQNGVLDEALRLFQEMPQRNVISWTALIAGYAQNGVIDEALRLFKEMPHRNVVSWNAMIAGYAQNGILDEALAYFEEIPQRNVASWNAMIAGYAQNGFIEKAVETFKQMQVAGIMPNFTTFASILPACTKMRALQHGMDIHQTIMDSGCSSDVEVQSMLVDMYAKCGNIQKARELFDKMSQRDEVSWNAMIAGYAQNGVLDEALRLFKEMPQRDVVSWNTMIAVYAQNGVIDEAIRFFKEMPQRNVVSWNAMIAGYVQNGVLDEASRLFKEMPQRDVVSWNVMIAGYAQNGLAEKALETFKHMQLEGVKPDSATFAGLLPACAKMGALEQGKDVHQRIIESGFLSDVIVASALVDMYAKCGSIQKAREMFDKASQRDAVLWNVMIAGYAVHGFHKEALKLFELMKLSGTYPDQVSLLCILFACSHAGLVNEGCNYFNGMSESDCIRPTIDHYACMVDLLGRAGCLEEALIFIIKMPIKPAVVVWMCLLGACRSHNNIALGVFTATLLFDLDHRNAAPYVLLSNIYADVGRWDDVQKARRLMKDRGIKKIPGCSWIEVNKMVHAFCMGDRSHPQTQEIHATLEKLSQEIKAAGYSPGSIHVLNDVEEEEKELFLCHHSEKLAIAFGLLNTSPGTVIRVVKNLRVCVACHTATKNISKIVAREIIVRDANRFHHFKQGQCSCGDYW from the coding sequence ATGGGTTTAAAACCACAGTTGAGGACGAAAACAGTGTTTGGTTGTCATTTCGCTACACCATTTTTTCAAAATAAGCTAATTAACGTGTATGTCAAATGCGGGAGTCTGGTTGATGCACATAAAGTGTTTGACGAAATGACAGAACGAGATGGCTTTTCATGGAATGTGATGATTGCAGCTTACCGAAGACATGGGTTTCCTCACAAGGCGTTGAAACTACTTCAGCAAATGCAACGAACAGATGTTCAACCCGATGAATTTACCTTTGCCAGCAttctcccagcctgtgccaaaataggagctttggagcAGGGTATGGAAATACATCAGAGTATAATTGGTAGGGGATTTTTATTAAATGTTGTAGTTGTGAGTGCACTGGTAGATATGTATGCGAAATGTAGAAGCATACACAAGGCGCGTGAACTGTTTGACAGTATGTCTGAACGAGATGTGGCCTCTTGGAATGCGATGATTGCAGGGTATGCACAAAATGGTGTCCTGGATGAGGCTTTAAGGCTTTTCCaagaaatgcctcaaagaaatgtgattTCATGGACTGCATTGATTGCAGGGTATGCACAAAATGGTGTTATTGATGAAGCTTTAAGGCTTTTTAAAGAAATGCCTCAtcgaaatgtggtctcatggaatgccatgattgccggatatgcacaaaatggcaTTCTTGATGAGGCTTTAGCGTATTTTGAGGAAATACCCCAACGAAATGTGGCCTcgtggaatgctatgattgcaggctATGCACAAAATGGGTTTATTGAGAAAGCCGTGgagactttcaagcaaatgcaagtgGCGGGCATAATGCCAAActtcacaacctttgccagcattcttCCAGCCTGTACAAAAATGCGAGCTTTACAAcatggtatggacatccatcaaaccaTAATGGACAGCGGATGCTCATCAGACGTAGAAGTTCAAAGTAtgttggtagacatgtatgcaaagtgTGGAAATATACagaaggcacgtgaactgtttgacaaaatgtctcagCGTGATGAGgtttcatggaatgcaatgattgcaggatatgcacaaaatggggtTCTCGATGAGGCTTTGAGGCTTTTCAAAGAAATGCCTCAGCGAGATGTGGTTTCATGGAATACAATGATTGCAGTCTATGCACAAAATGGCGTTATTGATGAGGCTATAAGGTTTTTCAAAGAGATGCcgcaaagaaatgtggtttcatggaatgcaatgattgcaggatatgtgcAAAATGGTGTCCTTGATGAGGCTTCGAGGCTTTTCAAGGAGATGCCTCAACGTGATGTGGTTTCATGGAATGTGatgatcgcaggatatgcacaaaatgggctTGCTGAAAAGGCTTTGGAGACTTTTAAGCATATGCAATTGGAAGGTGTAAAGCCAGACTCCGCAACTTTTGCCGGCCTTCTcccagcttgtgccaaaatgggagctttggaacagggtaagGACGTTCATCAAAGAATAATTGAAAGCGGATTTTTATCAGATGTTATAGTTGCaagtgccctggtagacatgtacgcAAAGTGTGGAAGCATACAGAAGGCACGTGAAATGTTTGATAAAGCGTCTCAAAGAGATGCAGTCCTGTGGAAtgtaatgattgcaggatatgcagtgCATGGCTTTCACAAGGAAGCTCTCAAACTCTTTGAACTAATGAAGCTCTCTGGGACATACCCTGATCAAGTAAGCTTACTTTGTATTCTATTTGCATGCAGCCATGCGGGTTTAGTCAATGAGGGCTGTAATTACTTCAATGGTATGAGTGAATCTGATTGCATTAGGCCCACAATAGACCATTATGCAtgcatggttgaccttcttggtcgTGCTGGGTGTCTTGAGGAAGCTCtaatctttatcatcaaaatgccaatcaAGCCTGCTGTGGTTGTGTGGATGTGTTTGCTTGGTGCGTGTAGATCGCATAATAATATAGCGTTAGGGGTATTTACAGCAACTCTCCTTTTTGATCTGGATCATAGAAATGCTGCACCTTATGTTCTTCTATCAAACATTTATGCAGACGTGGGCAGGTGGGATGATGTTCAAAAGGCAAGGAGATTGATGAAAGATAGAGGTATTAAAAAGATAcctggatgtagttggattgaagtCAACAAAATGGTTCATGCTTTTTGTATGGGAGACAGATCACATCCACAAACACAGGAGATTCACGCCACATTAGAGAAATTGTCTCAGGAGATTAAGGCAGCAGGATATTCTCCAGGTTCAATACACGTACTGAATGATGTGGAGGAGGAGGAAAAAGAATTATTTCTTTGCCACCATAGTGAGAAATTGGCAATTGCATTTGGATTGCTCAACACATCCCCTGGAACAGTTATTAGAGTTGTCAAAAACCTTCGAGTCTGTGTTGCCTGCCACACTGCAACCAAGAATATCTCGAAGATTGTTGCGAGAGAAATTATTGTGAGAGATGCGAACCGGTTCCATCATTTCAAGCAGGGACAATGTTCATGTGGAGATTATTGGTGA